AAACAGCAATATGGTATCGATTCAGATAAAATTGAAGCCATTTCGAAAGAGGTAAAGAAAGTTCTTGATATGGGTGTTGAGGTTGGCCTTGTCGTTGGCGCAGGTAATATCTTTCGCGGCGTGAGCTCAGCAGCAAAGGGCATTGATCGCGCACATGCTGACTATATGGGCATGCTGGCAACGGTGATGAATGCTCTTGCTCTCCAATCTGCTCTGGAACATTTGAATATCCAAACTCACGTGATGTCAGCCATTCCGATGGATCAAATCTGCGAGCCTTATGTACGCAGAAAAGCAATGCACCACATCGGTCACGGAAGCGTTGTTATTTTTGCAGCTGGCACGGGAAATCCATTTTTTACAACAGATACAGCAGCAGCTTTAAGAGCCTCTGAAATGGGATGTGACGCTTTACTCAAAGCAACCAATGTTGATGGCGTTTACTGTTCTGATCCAAAGAAAAATTCAGATGCAAAGAAATATCAAAAACTCACTTACATGGAAGTTCTCTCACAAGATTTAAAAGTCATGGATGCCTCAGCTGTTTCACTTGCGCGTGAGAATGACATTCCAGTCGTCATTTTCTCAATTCACAAAGAAAATGCGTTTCTTGATGTGATTTGCGGTCAAGGCGACTTTACAATCATTCAATAATTCCAGGCGGGTGCAAATGGATCATAAAACAATTCTTCTTGTCGGTTGTGGAAATATGG
This window of the Alphaproteobacteria bacterium genome carries:
- a CDS encoding UMP kinase, which produces MPTSKPLYKRVLIKISGESLLGKQQYGIDSDKIEAISKEVKKVLDMGVEVGLVVGAGNIFRGVSSAAKGIDRAHADYMGMLATVMNALALQSALEHLNIQTHVMSAIPMDQICEPYVRRKAMHHIGHGSVVIFAAGTGNPFFTTDTAAALRASEMGCDALLKATNVDGVYCSDPKKNSDAKKYQKLTYMEVLSQDLKVMDASAVSLARENDIPVVIFSIHKENAFLDVICGQGDFTIIQ